The following are encoded in a window of Microbacterium sp. LWO13-1.2 genomic DNA:
- a CDS encoding LacI family DNA-binding transcriptional regulator, with product MKDVAALAGAGVKTVSRVINNEPNVTPAMAERVWDAVRELDYQVDLQAGSLRRADGRTRTLGLLVGSVDNPFAGVIHRTVEDAAAERGVAVFAASMDDDARRESDAVRTFLQRRVDGLILTTAVSHPEYLGLIRDRGVPVVYVDREPEESDLDTVASANREGAEIGTAHLIAHGHRRIALLADRLELVTASQRRDGYLDALAAAGIPVAEDIIVTELADAEAAATALAVLLAQPDPPTAVFSAQNIITIGALHALRGAGLSQSVALVGFDDLPLADLVEPGVTVVAQDPNRIGMLAAERIFARLEGDGSAPIRMRVPTALIPRGTGEIAPRGRSLP from the coding sequence ATGAAAGACGTAGCCGCGCTGGCGGGCGCGGGAGTGAAGACCGTCTCCCGGGTGATCAACAACGAGCCGAACGTCACGCCGGCGATGGCCGAGCGCGTGTGGGATGCCGTGCGGGAACTCGACTACCAGGTCGATCTGCAGGCAGGCAGCCTGCGCCGCGCCGACGGTCGCACCCGCACTCTCGGACTGCTCGTCGGCAGCGTGGACAACCCGTTCGCCGGTGTCATCCATCGGACCGTCGAGGATGCCGCGGCCGAACGCGGTGTCGCGGTCTTCGCCGCGAGCATGGATGACGATGCCCGGCGGGAATCGGATGCCGTGCGGACATTCCTGCAGCGCCGCGTCGACGGACTGATCCTGACGACGGCGGTCAGTCACCCCGAGTACCTGGGGTTGATCCGTGATCGCGGGGTGCCGGTCGTGTACGTGGACCGCGAGCCGGAGGAATCCGACCTCGACACCGTCGCCAGCGCCAACCGGGAGGGCGCGGAGATCGGCACGGCGCACCTCATCGCGCACGGGCACCGGCGCATCGCGCTGCTCGCGGATCGCCTGGAACTCGTCACCGCGAGCCAGCGCCGCGACGGTTACCTCGACGCGCTCGCCGCAGCCGGAATCCCCGTCGCCGAGGACATCATCGTCACCGAGCTGGCGGATGCCGAGGCGGCAGCGACGGCGCTCGCCGTACTGCTTGCGCAGCCGGACCCGCCCACGGCGGTCTTCAGTGCGCAGAACATCATCACCATCGGCGCGCTCCATGCGCTTCGGGGCGCCGGGCTCTCGCAATCGGTCGCCCTCGTCGGGTTCGACGATCTTCCGCTCGCCGACCTCGTCGAGCCGGGGGTCACCGTCGTCGCCCAGGATCCGAACCGGATCGGGATGCTCGCGGCGGAGCGGATCTTCGCTCGCCTCGAGGGTGACGGCAGCGCCCCGATCCGGATGCGAGTGCCGACCGCCCTCATCCCGCGCGGCACCGGCGAGATCGCGCCCCGCGGGCGATCGCTGCCCTGA
- a CDS encoding GH32 C-terminal domain-containing protein, which yields MLSCTIPAMAVEVTPGDEQYRPLAHFTPEKNWMNDPNGMVYAGGKYHLFFQHNPAGNTWGNMSWGHATSTDLLHWEEQPLAIPQTFNDAGQSIEDIFSGSIVVDENNTAGFGPDGSSPLVAIYTSAYTPQHPEHPGIQAQSLAYSLDEGQTWVKHDGNPVLNRDSGNFRDPKVFWYDGPAGAYWVMTAVEATDHKVVLYKSTDLKSWEHLSDFGPANSTGGIWECPDLFELPVDGDPGNTKWVMVVNLNPGAVNGGSGGQYFVGEFDGVAFTSESTDGQAAPPAGTTFAGFDDGDYEGWTVSNEPGNWAGGPWGTVPAAGALEGQSPVTGFVGSGLVNSFLDRDWAIGQLESPAFTIDDEYINFLVGGGKHPHVPGGQLENNPPAGRTVFDFELPDGETLAGAGWEITGDFATDPGRNPSTSGGDYYLGAKRVNTWEGGPNGDDNVGTLTSPEFTIDGDYVSFLIGGGRRDDGTLQAELVVDGQVVQTQSGRNDGALDWASWDVSAYDGQQARIQIRDEATGGWGHLTFDHVVVGDEPAQVRSDETSVNLMVDGQVVRTATGSNSENLDWTSWNVDEFHGQEATIRVVDNNRAGWGHVLFDQVMFSDAPATTALEGYDWLDWGRDYYAAVSYFGTPSGSKIMQGWMNNWDYANDIPTSPWRSSMSLPREVTLVSTPDGPRLKQEVVAQIDGQLDTAASESLTDVAVNGETTLGLSGDVAKVDVVLLPGDATKAGITVFSNGSTGTRIGYDSELKRVFLDRTNSGNVGFHPSFLSVEDAPLALEEDGTITLELYLDRASVELFTKNGQLTITDQVFPEAGADTISAWSEGGEATIESITVTPLVPTMWKVPAPAVEVSAESVRAGGVITVSGTGFDPSEKVTIELRSDRSKAKSATADEDGTFSRTIPVTGNTAPGEYTLAVVRADGTEVTVQVTVIPRGRG from the coding sequence ATGCTGAGCTGCACGATCCCGGCGATGGCTGTCGAGGTGACGCCCGGCGACGAGCAGTATCGTCCGTTGGCGCACTTCACGCCGGAGAAGAACTGGATGAACGACCCGAACGGCATGGTCTATGCGGGCGGCAAATACCATCTGTTCTTCCAGCACAATCCCGCAGGGAACACCTGGGGGAACATGAGCTGGGGTCATGCGACATCGACCGATCTGCTGCACTGGGAGGAGCAGCCGCTGGCGATTCCGCAGACCTTCAACGACGCCGGTCAGTCGATCGAGGACATCTTCTCCGGCTCCATCGTGGTCGACGAGAACAACACGGCCGGATTCGGTCCTGACGGCTCCAGCCCGCTCGTGGCGATCTACACCTCCGCGTACACACCGCAGCATCCCGAGCATCCGGGAATCCAGGCGCAGTCGCTCGCCTACAGCCTTGACGAAGGCCAGACCTGGGTGAAGCACGACGGAAACCCGGTCCTCAATCGCGACTCGGGCAACTTCCGCGACCCGAAGGTGTTCTGGTACGACGGGCCCGCCGGTGCGTACTGGGTGATGACCGCGGTCGAGGCGACAGACCACAAGGTGGTCCTGTACAAGAGCACCGACCTCAAGTCCTGGGAGCACCTCTCCGACTTCGGCCCGGCCAATTCGACCGGCGGCATCTGGGAATGTCCAGACCTCTTCGAGCTCCCTGTCGACGGCGACCCCGGCAACACCAAATGGGTCATGGTCGTCAACCTCAACCCGGGCGCCGTCAACGGCGGTAGCGGCGGGCAGTATTTCGTCGGCGAGTTCGACGGGGTGGCCTTCACCTCGGAGTCCACCGACGGGCAGGCCGCACCGCCGGCAGGCACCACCTTCGCGGGGTTCGACGACGGCGACTACGAGGGGTGGACGGTGTCCAACGAGCCGGGGAACTGGGCGGGCGGGCCGTGGGGCACTGTACCGGCTGCGGGTGCGCTCGAGGGGCAGAGCCCGGTGACCGGCTTCGTCGGGTCGGGTCTGGTGAACAGCTTCCTCGACCGCGACTGGGCCATCGGCCAGCTCGAGTCACCGGCGTTCACGATCGATGACGAGTACATCAACTTCCTCGTCGGCGGCGGAAAGCATCCACACGTCCCCGGTGGTCAGCTGGAGAACAACCCTCCCGCGGGCCGGACGGTCTTCGATTTCGAGCTCCCGGACGGCGAAACGCTCGCCGGCGCCGGTTGGGAGATCACCGGCGACTTCGCCACGGATCCCGGACGGAATCCGTCGACGAGCGGCGGCGACTACTACCTCGGCGCCAAGCGGGTAAACACCTGGGAGGGCGGACCGAACGGTGACGACAACGTCGGCACGTTGACCTCGCCGGAGTTCACCATCGACGGCGACTACGTCTCGTTCCTGATCGGCGGAGGGCGACGAGACGATGGCACCCTTCAGGCCGAGCTCGTCGTCGACGGTCAGGTGGTCCAGACGCAGAGCGGGCGCAACGACGGGGCGCTGGACTGGGCGTCCTGGGATGTCTCTGCATACGACGGCCAGCAGGCGCGGATTCAGATCCGCGACGAGGCGACCGGCGGGTGGGGCCATCTCACCTTCGATCACGTCGTGGTCGGCGACGAGCCGGCGCAGGTGCGCTCCGACGAGACCAGTGTGAACCTCATGGTCGACGGGCAGGTGGTGCGTACGGCCACCGGATCGAACAGCGAGAACCTCGACTGGACGTCATGGAACGTCGACGAGTTCCACGGACAGGAGGCGACGATCCGCGTCGTCGACAACAACCGCGCTGGATGGGGGCACGTACTGTTCGACCAGGTGATGTTCTCGGATGCTCCGGCCACAACGGCGCTGGAAGGATACGACTGGCTCGACTGGGGTCGTGACTACTACGCCGCAGTCTCGTACTTCGGAACCCCGTCGGGTTCGAAGATCATGCAGGGGTGGATGAACAACTGGGACTACGCCAACGACATTCCCACGTCGCCGTGGCGCAGCTCGATGTCGCTGCCTCGTGAGGTCACGCTCGTCAGTACGCCGGACGGCCCTCGACTGAAGCAGGAGGTCGTCGCGCAGATCGACGGCCAGCTCGACACCGCGGCGTCAGAGTCGCTCACCGATGTCGCGGTGAACGGCGAGACCACGCTGGGATTGTCGGGTGATGTCGCGAAGGTCGACGTCGTGCTACTCCCCGGCGATGCGACGAAGGCCGGCATCACCGTCTTCTCGAACGGTTCGACCGGGACCAGGATCGGCTACGACAGCGAGCTCAAGCGCGTCTTCCTCGACCGGACCAACTCCGGCAACGTCGGTTTCCATCCGTCGTTCCTGTCTGTCGAGGATGCCCCCCTCGCGCTCGAGGAGGACGGCACGATCACCCTCGAGCTCTACCTCGATCGTGCGTCGGTCGAGCTGTTCACGAAGAACGGGCAACTGACGATCACCGATCAGGTGTTCCCTGAGGCGGGCGCGGACACGATCTCGGCGTGGTCCGAAGGCGGCGAGGCGACGATCGAGAGCATCACGGTCACCCCACTGGTGCCGACGATGTGGAAGGTACCCGCGCCGGCCGTCGAGGTCAGCGCGGAGTCGGTTCGTGCGGGCGGCGTCATCACGGTCTCCGGCACCGGCTTCGATCCGTCCGAGAAGGTGACGATCGAGTTGCGTTCCGACCGGAGCAAGGCCAAATCCGCGACGGCCGACGAGGACGGCACCTTCAGTCGCACGATACCGGTGACGGGTAACACCGCGCCGGGCGAGTACACGCTTGCCGTGGTCCGGGCCGACGGCACCGAGGTGACGGTGCAGGTGACCGTCATCCCCCGGGGTCGGGGCTGA
- a CDS encoding YdeI/OmpD-associated family protein: MGVLDEGERVRAADADTWRSWLDENHARAAGVWLLSVRGNSAVGVGYEDAVRQALCFGWIDGPVRTFDDETVGQWFSPRRASSGWAATNKARLAELESAGLLAPAGIRAIEVAKANGAWEVLDGPEAGIEPAEFAAALDAVPAARAAWDAFPKSVKKLGLTLIATAKRPETRSSRIAKIVADAAEGKRP; encoded by the coding sequence ATGGGTGTTCTTGACGAAGGCGAAAGGGTCAGGGCCGCGGATGCCGACACCTGGCGCTCCTGGCTCGACGAGAACCACGCGCGCGCTGCCGGAGTGTGGCTGCTGAGCGTGCGAGGCAACAGCGCGGTCGGCGTCGGTTACGAGGACGCGGTGCGTCAGGCGCTGTGCTTCGGATGGATCGACGGCCCTGTCCGCACCTTCGACGACGAGACCGTCGGGCAGTGGTTCTCCCCGCGCCGCGCGTCGAGCGGCTGGGCGGCGACGAACAAGGCGCGGCTCGCGGAGCTGGAGTCCGCGGGGTTGCTCGCGCCGGCCGGCATCCGGGCGATCGAGGTCGCGAAGGCGAACGGCGCCTGGGAGGTGCTCGACGGACCTGAGGCAGGCATCGAACCGGCCGAGTTCGCCGCCGCGCTCGATGCCGTCCCCGCCGCCCGTGCCGCGTGGGACGCGTTCCCGAAATCGGTGAAGAAGCTCGGTCTCACGCTCATCGCGACGGCGAAGCGCCCCGAGACCCGGAGCAGCCGCATCGCGAAGATCGTGGCGGATGCCGCAGAGGGGAAGCGACCGTGA
- a CDS encoding HAD-IIA family hydrolase — MAQRDDIECWLTDMDGVLVHENVAIPGASELLAGWESAGIPYLVLTNNSIFTARDLSARLRTSGLHVPEDRIWTSALATADFLHSQLPGGSAFVIGEAGILTALHDAGYIMTETDPDFVVVGETRNYSFEAITKAIRLILGGARFIVTNPDATGPSADGPLPATGAIAALITKATGKEPYVVGKPNPMMFRSALNKIGAHSKRTGMIGDRMDTDVVAGIEAGLHTVLVLTGISDDAEIQKYPFRPDEIVQSVADLLPRITETITTVKTKK; from the coding sequence ATGGCACAACGTGATGACATCGAATGCTGGCTCACCGACATGGACGGCGTGCTCGTCCATGAGAACGTCGCCATTCCCGGCGCATCCGAGCTCCTCGCCGGCTGGGAGAGCGCGGGCATCCCCTACCTCGTGCTCACCAACAACTCGATCTTCACCGCGCGCGACCTCTCGGCCCGCCTCCGCACGAGCGGCCTGCACGTGCCGGAGGATCGCATCTGGACCTCCGCGCTGGCCACGGCCGACTTCCTGCACTCCCAGCTGCCTGGCGGATCCGCCTTCGTGATCGGCGAGGCCGGCATCCTCACGGCCCTGCACGACGCCGGATACATCATGACCGAGACCGATCCCGACTTCGTCGTGGTCGGCGAGACACGCAACTACTCGTTCGAGGCGATCACCAAGGCGATCCGCCTGATCCTCGGCGGCGCGCGGTTCATCGTCACGAACCCCGACGCCACCGGCCCGAGCGCCGACGGACCCCTTCCGGCTACCGGGGCGATCGCCGCCCTCATCACGAAGGCGACCGGCAAGGAGCCGTACGTCGTCGGCAAGCCGAACCCGATGATGTTCCGCTCGGCGCTGAACAAGATCGGCGCGCACTCGAAGCGCACCGGCATGATCGGCGACCGCATGGACACCGACGTCGTCGCCGGCATCGAGGCGGGCCTGCACACCGTGCTCGTCCTCACCGGCATCAGCGACGACGCCGAGATCCAGAAGTACCCGTTCCGCCCGGACGAGATCGTGCAGTCGGTTGCCGACCTGCTTCCGCGCATCACCGAGACGATCACGACCGTCAAGACGAAGAAGTGA
- a CDS encoding metal-dependent transcriptional regulator has protein sequence MESPAADDYLKTVYAHTEWQDAPITPSVLAAKLGIAPSSVTEMVKKLAAAGLVSHVPYGAVRLTDAGTRRALAMLRRHRLIETWLVREFGYAWDEVHDEAEVLEHTISDRLLEGIDTRLGRPRFDPHGDAIPDADGNVEREPFVLLADAAPGHSGRVLRVDDRDPALLRALEAAGVTVGAEIEVVAGGIAVEGNEIDVDGAARSVWLST, from the coding sequence GTGGAATCCCCCGCAGCGGACGACTACCTGAAGACGGTGTACGCGCACACCGAATGGCAGGATGCGCCGATCACCCCGTCGGTCCTGGCCGCGAAACTCGGCATCGCACCGTCGAGCGTCACCGAGATGGTGAAGAAGCTCGCCGCCGCAGGGCTCGTCTCGCATGTGCCGTACGGGGCGGTGCGGTTGACGGATGCCGGAACCCGGCGCGCCCTCGCGATGCTGCGGCGGCACCGACTCATCGAGACCTGGCTGGTGCGCGAGTTCGGCTACGCCTGGGACGAGGTGCATGACGAGGCCGAGGTGCTCGAGCACACCATCAGCGACCGGTTGCTGGAAGGCATCGACACGCGTCTGGGCCGCCCGCGGTTCGACCCGCACGGGGATGCGATCCCGGATGCCGACGGCAACGTCGAACGCGAGCCGTTCGTGCTGCTCGCCGATGCCGCGCCGGGGCACAGCGGCCGCGTGCTCCGTGTCGACGATCGCGACCCCGCGCTGCTGCGCGCGCTGGAAGCGGCAGGAGTCACCGTCGGTGCCGAGATCGAGGTCGTGGCCGGCGGCATCGCTGTCGAAGGCAACGAGATCGACGTCGACGGCGCCGCGCGCTCGGTCTGGCTCAGCACCTGA
- a CDS encoding TrmH family RNA methyltransferase, with protein MDEQTPERTTHGVGPWPGGPSEWPDGEQYDPEMLANGDTRNVIDRYRYWRMEAIVADLDTKRHPFHVAIENWQHDMNIGSIVRSANAFLADTVHIIGRRRWNKRGAMVTDRYQHVVHHEDIATFAAWAAAEGLPVIAVDNVDGAVPVDRADLPQSCVLLFGQEGPGLSEEALAAASGHIEITQYGSTRSINASAAAAVIMYEWCRRYADGDHPNG; from the coding sequence ATGGATGAGCAGACGCCCGAGCGCACCACCCACGGCGTCGGCCCCTGGCCCGGCGGACCTTCGGAATGGCCGGACGGCGAGCAGTACGACCCGGAGATGCTCGCCAACGGCGACACCCGCAACGTCATCGACCGGTATCGGTACTGGCGGATGGAGGCGATCGTCGCCGACCTCGACACGAAGCGGCATCCGTTCCACGTCGCGATCGAGAACTGGCAGCACGACATGAACATCGGCTCGATCGTGCGCAGTGCGAACGCGTTCCTCGCCGACACCGTGCACATCATCGGCCGCCGTCGCTGGAACAAGCGCGGCGCGATGGTCACCGACCGCTATCAGCACGTCGTGCACCACGAGGACATCGCGACGTTCGCCGCGTGGGCGGCCGCCGAGGGTCTTCCGGTCATCGCCGTCGACAACGTCGACGGCGCCGTGCCCGTCGATCGCGCGGACCTGCCGCAGAGCTGCGTGCTGCTGTTCGGGCAGGAGGGGCCGGGGTTGTCCGAAGAGGCGCTCGCCGCGGCATCCGGGCACATCGAGATCACCCAGTACGGTTCCACCCGCTCGATCAACGCGAGCGCTGCGGCGGCCGTGATCATGTACGAGTGGTGCCGCCGCTACGCCGATGGAGATCACCCGAACGGGTGA
- a CDS encoding histidine kinase: protein MSRMHAESDAARSTRGWRAWLRVDVLVALVGLVVLLPASIAVLTQPETRPDAPMTALAIGLFSGLHLLSLLAVRYPLAALAGASAIMSALALVPGLRDVSGALFPSSFVYLLVLGQVALQCRPLIGLLGLGSGVFGAALIASTELEFHDGPRFGAFIGLTGAVSAAWAVGRLLRLRRTQSEERMQAGVERAIADERMRINRDLHDIVAHSMTVMIAQAEVARALIDDDPIRSERALGIVVDTGREALRGMRSVVAADGDAPLRPLPTVDSLSELVEAVRRPGSEVDFVEVGDRAVLRAGAALALHHAVREALTNAVRHTEPPVCIDVRLAWSPTGVRATVTDDGGAGPARGDLGGELGTGTGLIGVAERVRQAGGALATEELAPRGWTVRIDLPVSLQKGES, encoded by the coding sequence ATGAGCAGGATGCACGCGGAATCGGATGCTGCGCGGTCGACGCGCGGGTGGCGCGCCTGGCTGCGCGTCGATGTCCTCGTGGCGCTCGTGGGTCTGGTCGTACTGCTGCCGGCGAGTATCGCCGTCCTCACCCAGCCGGAGACGCGCCCCGACGCCCCGATGACAGCGCTGGCGATCGGACTGTTCTCCGGTCTGCATCTCCTGTCCCTGCTGGCCGTTCGATACCCGCTCGCCGCACTCGCGGGGGCGAGCGCCATCATGAGCGCACTCGCCCTGGTGCCGGGGCTGCGCGACGTCTCCGGTGCGCTGTTCCCGTCGAGTTTCGTCTACCTGCTCGTGCTCGGTCAGGTCGCACTGCAGTGCCGACCACTCATCGGCCTGCTCGGGCTCGGGAGCGGTGTGTTCGGGGCGGCGCTGATCGCCTCCACCGAGCTGGAGTTCCATGACGGCCCGCGCTTCGGTGCGTTCATCGGCCTGACCGGTGCCGTCAGCGCCGCGTGGGCGGTCGGGCGGCTGCTCCGGCTGCGCCGGACGCAATCGGAAGAGCGGATGCAGGCGGGTGTCGAGCGGGCGATCGCCGACGAGCGGATGCGGATCAACCGCGATCTGCACGACATCGTCGCCCACTCGATGACTGTGATGATCGCCCAGGCTGAAGTGGCACGAGCGTTGATCGACGACGATCCGATTCGCAGCGAACGTGCGCTGGGAATCGTGGTGGACACCGGGCGGGAAGCCCTGCGCGGCATGAGATCCGTTGTCGCGGCGGACGGCGACGCACCGCTGCGGCCGCTGCCGACCGTCGACTCTCTCTCCGAGCTGGTCGAGGCGGTGCGCCGGCCGGGCAGCGAGGTCGACTTCGTCGAGGTCGGCGACCGCGCGGTTCTTCGGGCCGGGGCCGCGCTGGCGCTCCATCACGCCGTGCGCGAGGCGCTCACCAATGCGGTGCGGCACACGGAACCGCCCGTGTGCATCGACGTGCGGCTGGCGTGGTCGCCGACCGGGGTGCGGGCGACGGTGACCGATGACGGAGGGGCGGGCCCCGCACGCGGCGACCTCGGCGGTGAGCTCGGAACCGGGACCGGGCTGATCGGCGTCGCCGAACGCGTGCGCCAGGCCGGTGGCGCGCTGGCGACCGAGGAACTCGCCCCGCGCGGCTGGACCGTGCGGATCGACCTACCCGTTTCGCTGCAGAAGGGGGAATCATGA
- a CDS encoding response regulator transcription factor encodes MSIRVLLVDDQELFRDAVAVMLARDERIAEVATVGSGEEAIEHVRAHTVDVVLMDIRMPGIDGIAATREVLRVRPGLRVLVLTTFDLDEYVYAAIREGASGFLTKDASAAELADAAVAVAAGEQVLSPRATAAVIGFVRGGSPKADPDVALAGLSAREQDVALALATGASNEEIARTLFLSVNTVKTHVKAVLARLGVPDRVHVVIWAYENGVLRPRA; translated from the coding sequence ATGAGCATCCGCGTCCTGCTCGTCGACGACCAGGAGCTGTTCCGCGATGCGGTCGCCGTGATGCTCGCCCGTGACGAGCGGATCGCCGAGGTCGCCACGGTCGGCTCCGGCGAGGAGGCCATCGAGCATGTCCGCGCGCACACCGTGGACGTGGTGCTGATGGACATCCGGATGCCGGGGATCGACGGAATCGCCGCGACCCGTGAAGTGCTGCGCGTCCGCCCCGGTCTTCGGGTTCTGGTGCTGACGACGTTCGACCTGGACGAATACGTGTATGCCGCGATCCGGGAAGGAGCCAGCGGCTTTCTCACCAAGGATGCGAGCGCCGCCGAGCTCGCGGATGCCGCGGTCGCGGTCGCCGCCGGCGAGCAGGTGCTGTCGCCGCGCGCGACGGCTGCGGTGATCGGCTTCGTCCGCGGCGGGAGCCCGAAGGCCGACCCCGACGTCGCTCTGGCGGGGCTCAGCGCGCGTGAGCAGGACGTCGCGCTCGCGCTCGCGACCGGAGCGTCGAACGAGGAGATCGCGAGGACCCTGTTCCTCTCGGTCAACACCGTGAAGACCCATGTGAAGGCCGTGCTCGCCCGGCTCGGGGTGCCCGACCGGGTGCATGTCGTGATCTGGGCGTATGAGAACGGCGTGCTGCGACCGAGGGCCTGA
- a CDS encoding VOC family protein, giving the protein MADLTPIRPYLWFDTNAQEAMEYYVSVFPNSSIDQVVTYPDEALSEHFEGMSGKVINGEFTLNGAPFGCIDGGPAFTFNEAVSFVITCADQAEIDYYWSALSAVPESEACGWCKDRFGVSWQVIPHDLGRLMERPEQMQALMQMKKIVIAELENA; this is encoded by the coding sequence ATGGCAGATCTCACCCCCATCCGTCCGTATCTCTGGTTCGACACCAACGCGCAGGAGGCGATGGAGTACTACGTCTCCGTCTTCCCGAACTCCTCCATCGACCAGGTCGTCACCTATCCGGATGAAGCGCTCAGCGAGCACTTCGAGGGGATGAGCGGCAAGGTCATCAACGGTGAATTCACGCTCAATGGGGCGCCGTTCGGCTGCATCGACGGCGGCCCTGCGTTCACCTTCAACGAGGCGGTCTCCTTCGTGATCACGTGCGCGGACCAGGCCGAGATCGACTACTACTGGAGCGCGCTCTCGGCCGTTCCGGAGTCGGAGGCGTGCGGCTGGTGCAAGGACCGGTTCGGTGTCAGCTGGCAGGTGATCCCGCACGATCTCGGCCGGCTCATGGAACGCCCGGAGCAGATGCAGGCCTTGATGCAGATGAAGAAGATCGTGATCGCTGAACTCGAGAACGCCTGA
- a CDS encoding MATE family efflux transporter encodes MTTRASLNREILRLAVPALGALVAEPAFLIVDAALVGHLGTTPLAGLGIAGAVLQTIVGLMVFLAYSTTPAVARRFGAGKPGDAVSAGIDGMWLALGLGAVLAIVGAVSSPWLVSLFGASDAVAAQANAYLVVSMWGLPAMLIVFAATGLLRGMQDTVTPLWIAGLGFGANAVLNVLFIYGFGWGIAGSAFGTVAAQWGMVAAYVIVIRRLATKHKASMRANGGGIRSSARSGGWLFLRTVSLRVALLVTVGIATGIGTTELAGWQIVFTIFSAAAFALDALAIAAQALIGKELGAGDERQVHRVLRRTVAWGAWFGVIVGALIAALSGVLGIVFTGDAEIAALVQPALLVLAVAQPIAGVVFVLDGVLMGANDARYLAIAGGLNLVPFLPALWIIAATGVAGSVGLIWLSVAFFGVYLLARLATLGWRVRSGRWVTAGG; translated from the coding sequence GTGACCACGCGCGCCTCCCTGAATCGAGAGATCCTGCGCCTCGCCGTCCCCGCGCTCGGCGCTCTGGTCGCCGAACCGGCCTTCCTCATCGTCGACGCGGCTCTGGTCGGTCACCTCGGCACGACCCCGCTCGCCGGCCTCGGCATAGCCGGCGCCGTGCTGCAGACGATCGTCGGCCTGATGGTCTTCCTCGCATACTCGACCACGCCGGCCGTCGCGCGGCGCTTCGGAGCCGGAAAGCCCGGGGACGCCGTCTCGGCGGGCATCGACGGGATGTGGCTGGCGCTCGGCCTCGGCGCCGTTCTGGCGATCGTCGGCGCGGTGTCGTCACCCTGGCTGGTCTCGCTCTTCGGGGCGAGCGACGCGGTCGCCGCCCAGGCGAACGCCTACCTGGTGGTGTCGATGTGGGGCCTGCCCGCGATGCTCATCGTCTTCGCCGCCACCGGCCTGCTGCGCGGCATGCAGGACACCGTGACACCCCTGTGGATCGCGGGCCTCGGCTTCGGCGCGAACGCCGTGCTGAACGTCCTGTTCATCTACGGCTTCGGGTGGGGCATCGCCGGTTCCGCGTTCGGCACCGTGGCGGCACAGTGGGGAATGGTCGCCGCCTACGTCATCGTGATCCGGCGCCTCGCCACGAAGCACAAGGCCTCGATGCGGGCGAATGGCGGCGGCATCCGCAGCTCTGCGCGCTCCGGCGGCTGGCTGTTCCTGCGCACCGTCAGTCTGCGCGTCGCGCTCCTCGTCACTGTGGGCATCGCCACCGGAATCGGCACCACGGAACTCGCCGGATGGCAGATCGTCTTCACGATCTTCTCGGCGGCGGCGTTCGCGCTGGATGCTCTCGCGATCGCTGCTCAGGCCCTCATCGGCAAAGAGCTCGGTGCCGGCGACGAGCGGCAGGTGCACCGCGTGCTGCGGCGAACCGTGGCCTGGGGCGCATGGTTCGGCGTCATCGTCGGCGCGCTGATCGCGGCGCTGTCCGGGGTGCTCGGCATCGTCTTCACCGGAGATGCGGAGATCGCCGCTCTCGTCCAGCCGGCGCTTCTCGTACTGGCCGTCGCCCAACCGATCGCGGGTGTCGTGTTCGTTCTCGACGGGGTACTGATGGGGGCGAACGACGCCCGCTATCTCGCGATCGCGGGAGGCCTGAATCTGGTGCCGTTCCTGCCCGCGCTGTGGATCATCGCAGCGACCGGGGTCGCCGGCAGCGTCGGACTCATCTGGCTGTCCGTGGCATTCTTCGGCGTCTATCTGCTGGCACGCCTCGCGACGCTCGGCTGGCGGGTGCGCTCCGGCCGCTGGGTAACCGCAGGCGGCTGA
- a CDS encoding DUF1992 domain-containing protein, with protein MNNAARYRAQRQAGEDPTSEAEEEQTASMTLNAENKAAFIETAIQLAIRRGEFDDLPGAGKPLEGLGTHHDPDWWIRRKIERENLTGLGPPAILLRTEDRELNDQLDLLGRESDVREVLEDFNRRVIEARRQLQGGPPVVTSPRDVEAEVVSWAARRAARRASVPEPAPPAPRRRFGIRRRR; from the coding sequence ATGAACAATGCCGCCCGTTACCGCGCGCAGCGACAGGCCGGCGAGGATCCCACGTCGGAAGCCGAGGAAGAGCAGACGGCGTCCATGACGCTGAACGCCGAGAACAAGGCGGCCTTCATCGAGACGGCGATCCAGCTCGCGATCCGCCGAGGCGAGTTCGATGATCTCCCCGGCGCGGGCAAGCCGCTCGAGGGGCTCGGTACGCACCACGACCCGGACTGGTGGATCCGCCGCAAGATCGAGCGGGAGAATCTCACCGGTCTCGGCCCGCCGGCGATCCTGCTCCGCACCGAGGACCGCGAGTTGAACGATCAGCTCGACCTGCTCGGCCGTGAGTCCGACGTACGTGAAGTCCTGGAGGACTTCAACCGCCGGGTGATCGAGGCGCGGCGGCAGCTCCAGGGTGGACCGCCGGTCGTCACATCGCCCCGTGACGTGGAAGCCGAAGTCGTTTCCTGGGCCGCGCGCCGCGCGGCCAGACGTGCATCCGTCCCGGAACCCGCCCCACCCGCTCCTCGCCGCCGCTTCGGCATCCGTCGCCGTCGCTGA